The Tistrella mobilis genome window below encodes:
- a CDS encoding glycosyltransferase, with protein MKRPVDRFKVLLPGYEETSPRFSMWAGIAFWIMLIIFLASIMPTAVLTPGTTVFIATIGIIGIWRYSWAAMHYVRAFRYKFFVFPRIRAAADAARLPLPYFYILVTSFRMSAQMNAAVYGRLIDEIAACGSGATIIAGVTDPADIEVLRRVVRRHAESARVVLLPVFQAGKGKRHAMADALELIAARHPKPGSQVILMDGDTLLGEGCLARAASIIQTNPDIGAVTTENVPLVKGSTLQREWYRLRMAQRSVLMCSVSLSRKVMVLTGRLSLFRAEIATRPDFIVAVRSDVIHHWRLGRIALLTGDDKSTWYAVLRSGWNMLYVPDAVAHPLEELPAGGFVPASLALMSRWYGNMIRANGRALALGPRRTGWFLWMCLLDQRLSMWTTLIGPTFAGLLGLLHAPVFLLIYVFWIVLTRSFNSVVIGLHGGRFHPWFPALLYYTQFVGSVVKVFMSFHPYRQKWTRQKLAAGSGSTGLAVLNSLTSYVYNIAAVIAFVLFVAYIGDVASQADRQLGRASGSDIDLMAAETPMMQFGGR; from the coding sequence ATGAAGCGGCCGGTGGATCGGTTCAAGGTTTTGCTGCCTGGCTACGAGGAGACGTCGCCACGCTTCTCCATGTGGGCCGGCATCGCGTTCTGGATCATGCTGATCATTTTTCTGGCCAGCATCATGCCAACGGCCGTGCTGACCCCGGGCACCACGGTGTTCATCGCGACCATCGGCATCATCGGGATCTGGCGGTATTCCTGGGCGGCGATGCATTACGTCAGGGCATTCCGCTACAAGTTCTTCGTGTTTCCCCGTATCCGCGCCGCCGCCGATGCCGCTCGTCTGCCTCTTCCCTATTTTTATATCCTCGTCACCAGCTTCCGGATGTCGGCGCAGATGAACGCGGCGGTCTATGGGCGCCTGATCGACGAGATTGCAGCCTGTGGCAGCGGTGCCACCATCATTGCCGGTGTAACCGATCCCGCCGACATTGAGGTGCTGCGCCGCGTGGTGCGGCGCCATGCCGAGTCGGCGCGCGTGGTGCTGCTGCCGGTGTTCCAGGCGGGCAAGGGCAAGCGCCACGCCATGGCGGATGCCCTTGAACTGATCGCGGCGCGCCATCCGAAGCCCGGTTCACAGGTGATCCTGATGGATGGTGACACTTTGCTCGGCGAGGGCTGTCTTGCCAGGGCCGCATCAATCATACAGACGAACCCTGATATCGGCGCCGTGACCACTGAAAATGTGCCGCTGGTGAAGGGCAGCACGTTGCAGCGTGAATGGTATCGCCTGCGCATGGCACAGCGCAGTGTGCTGATGTGCTCGGTGTCGCTGTCGCGCAAGGTGATGGTGTTGACCGGCCGGTTGTCGCTGTTTCGTGCCGAGATCGCTACACGCCCCGACTTCATCGTCGCCGTGCGCTCCGATGTGATACACCATTGGCGGCTGGGGCGGATTGCGCTGCTCACCGGCGATGACAAAAGCACTTGGTATGCGGTGTTGCGGAGCGGTTGGAACATGCTCTATGTACCGGATGCGGTGGCTCACCCGCTGGAAGAACTGCCCGCAGGCGGTTTCGTGCCGGCCAGTCTCGCGCTCATGTCGCGCTGGTATGGCAACATGATCCGGGCCAATGGCCGCGCCCTGGCTCTGGGACCACGTCGTACAGGCTGGTTTCTGTGGATGTGTCTGCTGGATCAGCGGTTGTCGATGTGGACGACGCTCATCGGCCCCACCTTTGCGGGCCTGCTCGGCCTTCTCCATGCACCGGTGTTTCTGCTGATCTATGTCTTCTGGATCGTTCTGACCCGAAGCTTCAACAGTGTAGTCATCGGCCTGCATGGGGGGCGGTTTCACCCCTGGTTCCCGGCGTTGCTCTATTACACCCAGTTCGTCGGCTCGGTGGTGAAGGTGTTCATGAGCTTTCATCCCTATCGTCAGAAATGGACCCGGCAGAAGCTGGCCGCTGGCTCAGGATCGACCGGCCTCGCCGTGTTGAACAGTCTGACGTCGTATGTCTACAACATTGCCGCTGTCATCGCCTTCGTGCTGTTCGTCGCCTATATCGGCGACGTGGCCAGCCAAGCCGACCGCCAGCTTGGTCGGGCTTCGGGCTCCGACATTGATCTGATGGCCGCTGAAACACCGATGATGCAGTTCGGCGGGCGCTGA
- a CDS encoding polysaccharide lyase, translating into MTITRSIFILVVTAGAMMSIATPARAGTATAPCGPGFAAPLRLGPLANGNPDQAWMALPVVHLWGLDNAGVVQEDGRAILQVRYPEGSINPGRRDAPRGGLGFFLPVPGAHDAREICLSYEVRFPDGFAFARGGKLPGLYGGDAPRGGATDRMEGFSARLMWREAGAGELYLYAPDQAQPYGQSLGRAHFYFRPGHWTQVVEHLRPGVDGHLRLLIDGAEVTSFLGRLPVGSGAGLMMSTFFGGSSPDWASPRDQSASFADITIWLRP; encoded by the coding sequence ATGACAATCACCCGCTCTATCTTCATCCTGGTCGTCACTGCCGGCGCCATGATGTCCATCGCCACACCGGCACGGGCCGGAACCGCGACGGCCCCCTGCGGCCCTGGCTTTGCGGCACCACTCCGGCTCGGCCCTCTCGCCAATGGCAACCCCGACCAGGCCTGGATGGCACTGCCGGTCGTCCATCTCTGGGGGCTCGACAATGCTGGCGTGGTGCAGGAAGACGGCCGGGCGATCCTTCAGGTCCGCTACCCCGAAGGATCGATAAACCCCGGCCGGCGGGACGCACCCAGGGGCGGGCTGGGATTCTTTCTGCCCGTCCCGGGCGCGCATGACGCCCGCGAGATCTGTTTGAGCTATGAGGTCCGCTTTCCCGACGGCTTCGCATTCGCACGCGGCGGGAAACTGCCCGGCCTCTATGGCGGGGATGCACCACGCGGTGGCGCCACAGACCGTATGGAGGGATTTTCCGCCCGGCTCATGTGGCGCGAGGCTGGGGCCGGCGAACTCTATCTCTATGCGCCGGATCAGGCGCAGCCCTATGGCCAGAGCCTGGGGCGCGCGCATTTCTACTTCAGGCCCGGGCATTGGACCCAAGTCGTCGAGCATCTGCGCCCGGGTGTGGATGGCCATCTGCGCCTGCTTATCGACGGTGCCGAAGTAACCTCGTTCCTGGGCCGGCTGCCCGTGGGCAGCGGCGCCGGACTGATGATGTCGACCTTCTTCGGCGGCAGCAGCCCAGACTGGGCGTCACCGCGCGACCAGTCTGCATCCTTCGCGGATATCACGATCTGGCTTCGGCCCTGA
- a CDS encoding TRAP transporter large permease translates to MSTAAAVLLIVFAVCLFGGVPIVFSLGLAAIAGLWAADFDLIVLAQRTISGTQVFTLLAIPGFVLAGDLMMHGGLSRRLVRLCQVLVQHVTGGLGMVTVLSATFFAAISGSAPATTAAIGGIMVPEMERHGWSRRFAAALSTAAGPIGQMIPPSIPMVIWGVVAEESITKLFLSGIVPGILIAIGLMVVCWFAARAQGIPRAARRATARELLVALNDGKWALAAPLVILGGIYGGIFTPTEASAIGVAYAFVVGMFIYRELKVRDLPAILLQSMRTTTIVCSIIAVASAFGWLVAIEQLPTVIAEAILSVSSNPIVILLMINVLLLFIGAIMDNVAAMIILGGVLTSIGASLGLDPIHLGAIVVINFAIGMATPPFGYSLFVGAAISKLSVEEVSKALWPMLLVKILVLALITYVPWVVLALPRLLG, encoded by the coding sequence ATGAGCACCGCCGCAGCCGTTCTGCTGATCGTCTTCGCCGTCTGCCTGTTCGGCGGCGTGCCGATCGTCTTCTCGCTGGGCCTTGCCGCCATCGCCGGGCTCTGGGCCGCGGACTTCGATCTGATCGTGCTGGCCCAGCGCACGATATCGGGCACCCAGGTCTTCACCCTGCTCGCCATTCCGGGCTTCGTTCTGGCCGGCGACCTGATGATGCATGGCGGGCTGTCCCGCCGCCTGGTCCGGCTCTGCCAGGTGCTGGTGCAGCATGTGACCGGCGGGCTCGGCATGGTCACCGTGCTGTCCGCCACCTTCTTCGCCGCGATCTCGGGCTCGGCACCGGCCACCACCGCGGCCATCGGCGGCATCATGGTGCCCGAGATGGAACGCCACGGCTGGAGCCGTCGCTTCGCCGCGGCACTCTCGACCGCCGCCGGCCCGATCGGGCAGATGATCCCGCCCTCGATCCCCATGGTGATCTGGGGCGTGGTGGCGGAGGAGTCGATCACCAAACTGTTCCTGTCGGGCATCGTGCCCGGCATCCTGATCGCCATCGGGCTGATGGTGGTGTGCTGGTTCGCAGCCCGCGCCCAGGGCATCCCCAGGGCGGCCCGCCGGGCGACGGCGCGCGAATTGCTGGTCGCGCTCAATGACGGCAAATGGGCGCTGGCGGCGCCGCTGGTCATCCTGGGCGGCATCTATGGCGGCATCTTCACCCCCACCGAAGCTTCGGCGATCGGCGTCGCCTATGCCTTCGTGGTGGGCATGTTCATCTATCGCGAACTGAAGGTCCGCGACCTGCCGGCCATCCTGCTCCAGTCGATGCGCACCACCACCATCGTCTGCAGCATCATCGCCGTCGCCTCGGCCTTCGGCTGGCTGGTCGCGATCGAGCAGCTGCCGACCGTGATCGCCGAGGCCATCCTGTCGGTGTCGTCGAACCCGATCGTCATCCTGCTGATGATCAACGTGCTGCTGCTGTTCATCGGCGCGATCATGGACAATGTGGCGGCGATGATCATCCTGGGCGGCGTGCTGACCAGCATCGGCGCCAGCCTGGGGCTGGATCCGATCCATCTGGGCGCGATCGTGGTGATCAACTTCGCGATCGGCATGGCCACCCCGCCCTTCGGCTATTCGCTGTTCGTCGGTGCCGCGATCAGCAAACTGTCGGTCGAAGAGGTCTCGAAAGCGCTCTGGCCGATGCTGCTGGTCAAGATCCTGGTCCTGGCGCTGATCACCTATGTTCCCTGGGTGGTGCTGGCCCTGCCCCGGCTGCTGGGGTGA
- a CDS encoding HlyD family efflux transporter periplasmic adaptor subunit: MSASDPASRPSPITSKSGQRVHPRIDIPLTVEINGVRHVVADWSLGGFGLEASAPDCEAGDVFKCRLIFIFPHVEATLTLLAKAVRVVDGKGRGFQFVDMTADQAEALSYIVDNYLSGDIVTVAGLASHGMPPEISFSDETTRRMRAVSAALRLGAILVVTIGVAAFGAVSLLSSFLTVQSEYAAVASDRIVMRAPQAGFLLAATATTGETVTRDSVLFEISAPVNPQDIAALEQEIVSAQKQIELEVEHLSDVEAAFGSWVGQLQADIAAADTRVRLMTSEVAVRQRLFDRRAGLAKDGRAAAVQVDEAEVALRQAQIALADEKATLQRLRDELKLAGAGLYLGDTRATRQTPGDVRRSLAERREQLSAKEATLRARQARFVVRSPCDCVVEMQGARDGEYVEAGTAVYGLGDGHDQGTEVDVLLPIDQVRYLRIGGEARVLLSDQAEEIDGRIARINFNPRNTGRTGLPEQLRAVSRFALVTVTLPPSMPRPVSGVPAIVAMRIHPGDLLFKLTGIGWFTSDVNPGEPTT; encoded by the coding sequence ATGAGTGCATCCGACCCCGCCTCTCGCCCCTCGCCGATCACCAGCAAGAGTGGGCAGCGGGTCCATCCGCGGATCGATATCCCCCTGACCGTCGAGATCAACGGTGTTCGGCATGTGGTGGCGGATTGGAGCCTGGGTGGATTTGGGCTCGAAGCCTCCGCACCGGACTGCGAGGCCGGTGATGTCTTCAAGTGCCGTCTCATCTTCATCTTCCCGCATGTCGAAGCGACGCTGACACTGTTGGCGAAAGCAGTGCGGGTCGTCGATGGCAAGGGGCGTGGTTTTCAGTTCGTCGACATGACGGCGGATCAGGCCGAGGCACTGTCCTACATCGTCGACAATTACCTGTCGGGCGACATTGTCACTGTCGCTGGGCTGGCATCGCACGGGATGCCTCCGGAGATCAGTTTCTCCGACGAAACAACCCGACGGATGCGGGCAGTGTCGGCCGCGCTGCGGCTTGGGGCGATTCTGGTGGTGACGATTGGCGTGGCAGCCTTCGGTGCCGTCTCGCTGCTGTCGAGTTTCCTGACCGTTCAATCCGAATATGCGGCGGTGGCGTCGGACCGAATCGTGATGCGGGCGCCGCAGGCAGGCTTTCTGCTGGCGGCAACCGCGACGACCGGTGAGACGGTTACGCGCGACAGCGTTCTCTTCGAGATCAGCGCGCCGGTCAATCCACAGGATATTGCGGCGCTGGAACAGGAGATCGTTTCAGCGCAGAAACAGATCGAGCTTGAGGTAGAACATCTGTCTGACGTGGAGGCCGCCTTTGGCTCCTGGGTGGGCCAGTTGCAGGCCGACATTGCCGCCGCCGATACACGTGTGCGTCTGATGACGTCTGAGGTCGCGGTTCGTCAGCGCCTGTTTGATCGCCGGGCCGGCCTTGCGAAAGATGGCCGCGCAGCTGCCGTGCAGGTCGACGAGGCAGAGGTGGCCTTGCGTCAGGCCCAGATTGCCCTGGCCGACGAAAAGGCAACCCTCCAGCGGTTGCGGGATGAACTGAAGCTTGCCGGTGCCGGTCTCTATCTCGGCGACACCCGTGCCACCCGCCAGACTCCCGGCGATGTGCGCCGCAGTCTTGCCGAGAGGCGCGAACAACTCTCAGCCAAAGAGGCGACCCTGCGTGCCCGACAGGCGCGGTTTGTGGTCCGCAGCCCATGCGACTGCGTGGTCGAGATGCAGGGCGCCAGGGACGGCGAATATGTGGAAGCTGGCACCGCCGTTTACGGGCTGGGCGATGGCCACGATCAGGGCACCGAGGTTGATGTGCTGCTGCCGATCGATCAGGTCCGCTATCTCCGTATCGGTGGTGAGGCGCGCGTTCTTCTGTCTGATCAGGCCGAAGAGATCGACGGACGGATCGCTCGGATCAATTTTAACCCGCGCAACACCGGCAGAACCGGTCTGCCCGAGCAATTGCGGGCTGTCAGCCGTTTCGCGCTGGTCACGGTGACGTTGCCGCCATCGATGCCGAGACCCGTGAGCGGCGTGCCGGCGATTGTCGCCATGCGGATCCATCCGGGCGATCTTCTGTTCAAATTGACAGGGATCGGCTGGTTCACCTCCGACGTCAATCCGGGTGAGCCAACGACATGA